A genomic segment from Candidatus Zixiibacteriota bacterium encodes:
- a CDS encoding DUF433 domain-containing protein yields MKTSVTIRDTGISIVSVLRSISQGYSYDQILKANPGLIMSDIMAAADLARQVIEAFQDDHEQVEIHAEIRFAFTRGEFISLNQLRQKYPRAYVSWTEREDQNLTDMFQKGVKMADMTRQLGRQPGAIQVRLRRLNLIQ; encoded by the coding sequence ATGAAAACGAGCGTAACCATTCGCGACACCGGAATCTCGATTGTTAGCGTACTTCGCTCAATCAGCCAGGGGTACTCGTACGATCAGATTCTCAAGGCCAATCCGGGCCTGATCATGAGCGACATCATGGCCGCCGCCGATCTGGCCCGGCAGGTGATCGAGGCATTTCAGGACGACCACGAGCAGGTCGAAATCCACGCCGAGATCAGGTTTGCGTTCACCCGGGGTGAGTTTATCTCGCTCAACCAGCTGCGGCAGAAATATCCCCGGGCGTATGTTTCGTGGACTGAACGCGAAGATCAGAACCTGACCGACATGTTCCAGAAAGGGGTCAAGATGGCCGATATGACGCGTCAGCTTGGCCGCCAGCCGGGGGCTATCCAAGTCAGGTTGCGCCGGCTCAACCTGATACAGTGA
- a CDS encoding geranylgeranyl reductase family protein: MTRLPQSSTEDAGNDTWPVIVVGAGPAGAICALTLARAGHKVLLLDKAAFPRDKVCGDLLIPDAVDLLQSIDLLENVKERAVAHRAVRIFSPGRTDFVVPGRFYGLRRLEFDHILAQAAVSAGAVLVQGKVVHIRNGELTCDVNVDGSDHSLHAEVVVLATGASVNLADKLGLIERRSPSAVAIRAYFESDCPLDEIILAYERSLLPGYAWVYRVGEQRYNIGCGIITRDGALRTDNLQTCADLFIKEFPIAREVVARGTQVSQFRGAPLRCGLTGYHSLVHKNVLCIGEVIGTTFPFTGEGIGKAMHSGRIAGEVIDHALREHKISVLQEYASRIDREQRPLYYGYAIAEKWLAHPWLSDLLAGRVRRSRYLQQQVTSFVDETGDPRRLFSLASLIKSLWK, translated from the coding sequence ATGACTCGCCTGCCGCAGTCGTCAACAGAGGACGCTGGAAACGATACGTGGCCGGTCATTGTCGTCGGCGCCGGTCCGGCCGGCGCGATCTGCGCGCTGACACTGGCCCGCGCCGGTCATAAAGTACTGCTGCTCGATAAGGCCGCGTTTCCACGCGATAAGGTCTGCGGCGATCTGCTTATCCCGGACGCTGTTGACCTGCTTCAAAGTATCGACCTGCTCGAAAACGTGAAAGAGCGTGCGGTCGCCCATCGAGCGGTGCGAATCTTCAGCCCAGGTCGGACTGACTTCGTTGTTCCCGGCCGTTTCTATGGGTTGCGTCGTCTCGAATTCGATCACATACTCGCTCAGGCTGCAGTCTCCGCCGGCGCGGTACTTGTTCAGGGCAAAGTCGTTCATATAAGAAACGGCGAACTCACTTGCGACGTTAATGTTGACGGATCTGACCATTCCCTTCATGCTGAAGTTGTTGTTCTGGCCACCGGAGCATCGGTTAATCTTGCTGATAAACTCGGGCTTATCGAGCGGCGCTCACCAAGCGCGGTTGCCATCCGCGCCTATTTTGAGTCCGACTGCCCGCTCGACGAGATAATCCTGGCCTATGAGCGTTCACTCCTGCCCGGGTATGCGTGGGTATACCGGGTCGGCGAGCAACGCTATAACATAGGCTGCGGGATAATCACTCGCGATGGAGCGCTCAGAACCGACAATCTTCAAACCTGCGCCGATTTGTTCATCAAGGAATTCCCGATAGCACGAGAGGTCGTTGCTAGAGGCACACAGGTCAGCCAGTTTCGCGGCGCGCCGCTTCGGTGTGGACTTACCGGATACCACAGCCTTGTCCACAAGAACGTCCTGTGTATCGGCGAGGTCATCGGCACGACATTCCCGTTCACGGGCGAGGGAATCGGCAAGGCGATGCATTCCGGACGGATCGCCGGTGAAGTGATTGACCACGCGTTGCGAGAGCATAAAATCTCTGTATTGCAAGAATACGCCAGTCGCATCGACCGGGAACAGCGGCCGCTGTATTACGGGTATGCGATCGCCGAGAAGTGGCTGGCCCATCCCTGGCTGAGCGATCTCCTGGCCGGACGGGTTCGTCGAAGCAGGTACCTTCAGCAGCAAGTCACTTCATTCGTTGACGAGACCGGCGATCCACGCAGGCTTTTTTCCCTCGCCAGCTTGATCAAGTCACTGTGGAAGTAA
- a CDS encoding patatin-like phospholipase family protein has protein sequence MNQLAPHWQVKTLAAVFAAVGLLFYGATAGELGIQVGGLDGIDPWQPTPKAQIGLALSGGGARGLSAVGVLQAFEEKGIEPIAITGTSIGGVIGGLYACGYTVDELREIVKDLDINTLIATRPARTSMFLTRRQEREKYLFSVRFNGWRPEIPRAFTGGQEITSLLTRLTLKANYLADREFTRFPIPFKTVGTDIVTGQLVVLEQGSLADAMRATMAFPLAFTGVEKGNGLLMDGGMLMPVPVEVLRPMVDSGTTIVAVNTASPLLDLDDLNTPVDIANQVTSIMTADKLRYQLSLADVVLTPVGEQLSSTDFEDADSLIALGYRAALMAADTILALQASRSALTVYDVCDLQVVCSDSSLANRFRESRLDRPFTLPQLIEDLKTLARTEPVFSIKAELFAECVVPDQSSGAPENTVILRLYLQPQPRMVDITLRFEGDILNDDLSLARLCDFSDSLLSPTALRRAADRIVERYHDDGYDMAEVRDIAVDFDRMLVTFTIDEARVGRINVAENKRTRDWLVRSYLPVARGGAFSSDKAARGLSALYGTELFERVMLDLEPGDSLATMTIRVKERKYSQVRLGWHWHDEYQSEQFIELVDDNVNGVGLEFLTHLQYGPDRQDYHTGLRLDRIFFTYLTARLGFFYNLLDRDLFDSQGDVNGYRDEDRWGGAFYLGQQIARLGQVQAGLRVEEIKTADHRFNTVGQLSLRTLHFESEVESFDRYPFPNSGSKHRFDLRFAGKLLGGDVEFTRFNTSLEAYYTLTSWLNYHPKISMGLSRRGLPPSEKFYLGGLGSFSGYRVNELSGEKMFLLNQELRFKLPFRFYLTGRFDFGDIQAGAEDIKPEEFRQGFGVSLSFDSPIGPFEFGFGGGDSPKDQYYFSAGFRF, from the coding sequence ATGAACCAGTTAGCTCCTCATTGGCAAGTGAAAACTCTGGCGGCGGTGTTTGCGGCGGTCGGTCTGCTGTTCTACGGTGCCACCGCGGGAGAATTAGGCATCCAAGTCGGCGGCCTGGACGGGATCGATCCATGGCAGCCCACGCCGAAAGCACAAATCGGCCTCGCGCTTTCCGGAGGCGGAGCGCGTGGGCTGAGCGCGGTGGGCGTGCTCCAGGCGTTCGAAGAAAAAGGGATCGAGCCAATCGCGATTACCGGCACGTCGATAGGCGGAGTGATCGGCGGTTTGTATGCGTGCGGATATACGGTTGATGAACTGCGCGAGATCGTGAAAGACCTCGACATCAACACGCTCATCGCCACGCGACCGGCGCGGACATCGATGTTTCTAACGCGTCGTCAGGAACGAGAGAAGTATTTATTTTCGGTGCGGTTCAACGGCTGGCGGCCTGAGATTCCGCGCGCCTTTACCGGCGGCCAGGAAATCACTTCGCTGCTCACCCGGCTCACGCTCAAGGCCAATTATCTCGCCGACCGCGAGTTCACCAGGTTCCCGATCCCGTTCAAGACGGTCGGCACTGATATCGTGACCGGACAGCTTGTCGTACTTGAGCAGGGTTCGCTGGCCGATGCCATGCGGGCCACTATGGCGTTTCCGCTCGCGTTTACCGGTGTCGAGAAAGGCAATGGCCTTCTGATGGACGGCGGCATGTTGATGCCGGTGCCGGTCGAAGTGCTCCGCCCGATGGTTGATTCGGGCACCACCATTGTCGCCGTAAATACCGCAAGCCCGCTGCTGGACTTGGACGACCTAAACACACCCGTAGATATTGCCAACCAGGTTACGAGTATAATGACCGCGGACAAGCTGCGCTACCAGCTAAGCCTGGCCGACGTTGTGCTGACACCGGTGGGGGAACAGCTCTCGTCGACTGATTTCGAGGACGCCGATAGCCTGATCGCGCTTGGTTATCGGGCGGCGCTTATGGCAGCCGACACCATACTGGCGCTACAGGCGTCGCGGTCGGCGTTGACTGTCTACGATGTGTGTGACCTGCAAGTCGTTTGCAGCGATTCGTCGCTCGCCAATAGGTTCCGGGAGTCGAGATTGGACCGTCCGTTCACTCTGCCTCAACTGATCGAAGATCTGAAAACTCTTGCCCGAACCGAGCCGGTGTTCAGTATCAAAGCCGAGCTTTTCGCCGAATGTGTGGTGCCTGATCAATCATCAGGGGCGCCGGAAAACACTGTAATCCTGCGTCTTTATCTTCAGCCGCAACCCCGCATGGTGGATATCACGTTGCGCTTCGAAGGGGACATCCTTAACGACGATCTCTCGCTCGCGCGCCTGTGTGACTTTTCCGACAGCCTGCTCTCGCCAACCGCGCTTCGCCGCGCTGCCGACCGAATTGTCGAGCGGTACCACGACGACGGCTACGACATGGCCGAGGTGCGGGATATCGCGGTTGATTTTGACAGAATGTTGGTGACGTTTACAATCGACGAGGCGCGGGTGGGCAGAATCAACGTGGCCGAGAACAAGCGTACTCGCGACTGGCTGGTGCGATCGTACCTGCCCGTAGCCAGGGGAGGGGCGTTTTCATCCGATAAGGCGGCGCGTGGCCTTTCGGCCCTTTACGGCACCGAACTGTTTGAGCGGGTGATGCTTGATCTTGAGCCGGGCGACAGCCTGGCAACCATGACCATCCGGGTCAAGGAACGCAAATACTCGCAGGTAAGATTGGGCTGGCACTGGCATGATGAGTACCAGTCCGAGCAGTTTATCGAGCTGGTCGATGACAACGTCAACGGGGTGGGTCTCGAGTTCCTGACTCACCTGCAGTACGGGCCCGACCGCCAGGATTATCACACCGGCCTTCGCCTCGACCGGATTTTCTTCACGTATTTGACGGCGCGCCTTGGGTTCTTCTACAATCTGCTCGATCGGGATCTTTTCGACAGTCAGGGTGATGTCAACGGCTATCGCGACGAGGACCGTTGGGGCGGCGCGTTTTATCTGGGGCAGCAGATCGCCCGTCTGGGCCAGGTGCAGGCTGGTTTGCGGGTAGAGGAGATCAAGACCGCCGATCACCGCTTCAACACCGTCGGACAGCTGAGCCTTCGCACTCTGCACTTTGAGTCCGAGGTGGAATCGTTTGACCGTTATCCATTTCCGAATTCCGGAAGCAAACATCGGTTCGATCTCCGGTTTGCCGGCAAACTCCTCGGTGGCGACGTGGAGTTTACGCGATTCAATACCTCGCTCGAAGCGTACTACACACTGACTTCATGGCTCAATTACCATCCAAAAATCTCGATGGGCTTGTCGAGGCGAGGCCTGCCGCCGTCGGAGAAATTCTACCTCGGCGGGCTTGGTTCGTTTTCGGGATATCGGGTGAACGAACTCTCGGGCGAGAAGATGTTCTTGCTCAATCAGGAGCTGCGGTTCAAGCTGCCGTTTCGATTCTACCTGACCGGGCGGTTTGACTTTGGCGACATACAGGCCGGCGCCGAGGATATCAAGCCGGAGGAGTTTCGTCAGGGGTTTGGGGTGTCTCTATCGTTTGACTCGCCTATCGGCCCGTTCGAGTTCGGCTTCGGCGGTGGCGATTCGCCCAAGGATCAATACTACTTTTCCGCGGGGTTCAGGTTCTAG
- the sppA gene encoding signal peptide peptidase SppA, which produces MNPWRWCRPVLSFLLITSAYGSDDSRRIPLPEGVFYYRPAATTYGLESAWNNPAGLGRTGMTGFEIMADYYAGDYFKSWGTVFYRDGAATAVRHVDNPAGEDYDEWLASLGLKLGQTLNVGTSYRYFRKGPGIYNNRHLWNLGFATQGMGSFAVGAVFSNLNRGRVDGERTATEQRYSLGYRPLGQVLTVAADVFLSSRQNLSEAEFVYHAELIPTPGLYVNSWVDSDGNFQIGLRANLLKYFVGSHSRFDKAGHNGRTTMFVGATNMRQASLIPENPRRLDLTISGTVAENPPQPIFGPRSVPFLSLITDIYRAADDRSIGAMKLNLDRLALGMGQAQELRDALQNFRSRGKRIICHLGAPNNLGYYVASAADSILIPPVSQLQLVGLRAELTFWAGTLEKVGARIELLRVGEYKSAPEAYTRESSSDENREQINALLDDLFEQFVAAIADGRGLSADSVRHMIDRGPFTSDEALRYGLVDGLCYRDLVARNYFAGLPSISFRRYQSDTLVNDSWQPTPVIAVVVADGEITQDSGNDGWPEPSSSVRPRPMAQAFERAWRNPEVAGIVLRVNSPGGWALAGEEIHRAAAKAAETKPLMVSMANVAASGGYYIATPSRRLFVNPATVTGSIGIYGGKLDLSGLYEKIKLGKELYTRGQYAGMLSTMRPFLPEEREKYQSHLQAFYDHFVSLVSTSRRLTEDSVDQLARGRVWTGRQAVACGLADQTGGIKPALDHLAAEIGLERYRVEIYPQKRPLFLLPGASLWKQVMAMLSGKGNSPEGELPLLPVSTEGAILARMPFDLSIE; this is translated from the coding sequence ATGAATCCGTGGCGCTGGTGTCGACCGGTTCTTTCATTCCTTCTCATTACGTCCGCATACGGCTCCGATGATAGCCGGCGGATCCCCCTGCCTGAGGGTGTGTTCTATTACCGTCCTGCCGCTACCACTTATGGGCTCGAATCGGCTTGGAATAACCCGGCCGGCCTGGGGCGTACCGGCATGACCGGCTTCGAGATCATGGCCGACTATTACGCGGGTGATTACTTCAAGAGTTGGGGGACGGTGTTCTATCGCGACGGCGCCGCGACAGCCGTGCGGCATGTCGACAATCCCGCCGGTGAAGATTACGATGAATGGCTAGCATCATTGGGTTTGAAACTGGGGCAGACTCTCAATGTCGGCACCTCGTATCGGTATTTTCGCAAAGGCCCCGGTATCTATAACAACCGTCATCTGTGGAATCTGGGTTTCGCCACGCAAGGAATGGGCTCATTCGCAGTCGGGGCAGTTTTTTCCAACCTGAACCGGGGCCGGGTAGACGGCGAGAGAACCGCTACCGAACAGCGCTACTCACTGGGCTACCGGCCGCTGGGCCAGGTTCTGACGGTCGCTGCCGATGTGTTTCTCTCGTCGCGACAGAACCTGAGCGAGGCGGAATTCGTCTATCATGCCGAGCTAATTCCCACACCGGGACTGTATGTCAACAGTTGGGTGGATTCCGACGGCAACTTCCAGATCGGTCTCCGGGCGAACCTGCTCAAGTACTTTGTGGGTTCGCACAGCCGCTTCGACAAAGCGGGCCACAACGGGCGTACGACAATGTTTGTCGGCGCCACGAATATGCGGCAGGCGTCGCTGATCCCGGAGAACCCGCGGCGGCTCGACCTGACAATCAGCGGAACCGTTGCCGAGAATCCGCCGCAGCCGATTTTCGGACCGCGATCCGTGCCGTTTCTGTCCCTGATTACGGATATCTACCGTGCGGCTGATGACCGCTCAATCGGTGCGATGAAACTCAATCTCGACCGTCTCGCTCTCGGCATGGGGCAGGCCCAGGAACTGCGCGACGCACTTCAGAACTTTCGCTCGCGCGGCAAGCGAATCATCTGCCATCTCGGCGCGCCGAACAATCTCGGCTATTACGTGGCGAGTGCCGCCGATTCGATACTTATCCCTCCAGTGAGCCAGTTGCAACTAGTCGGCTTGCGCGCCGAACTGACGTTCTGGGCGGGCACGCTGGAAAAGGTCGGGGCCAGGATTGAGCTGCTTCGAGTGGGTGAGTACAAGAGTGCGCCCGAGGCGTATACGAGGGAGTCGTCCAGCGACGAAAACCGCGAACAGATCAACGCGCTGCTCGACGATCTGTTCGAGCAGTTCGTGGCGGCCATTGCGGACGGGCGCGGGCTATCCGCCGACTCCGTGCGCCACATGATAGATCGCGGCCCGTTCACGTCGGACGAGGCTCTAAGGTACGGCCTGGTGGACGGCTTGTGCTATCGGGACCTGGTCGCCAGGAACTACTTCGCAGGGCTGCCATCGATTTCGTTTCGCCGCTACCAGTCCGATACCCTCGTCAACGACTCCTGGCAACCGACGCCGGTGATCGCCGTGGTGGTGGCCGACGGTGAAATCACACAGGACAGCGGCAATGATGGCTGGCCGGAACCGTCATCAAGCGTCAGACCGAGGCCTATGGCGCAGGCTTTCGAAAGAGCCTGGCGCAATCCCGAGGTGGCCGGAATCGTACTTAGAGTAAATTCACCCGGCGGCTGGGCGCTGGCGGGCGAGGAAATCCACCGCGCCGCGGCCAAAGCTGCGGAAACGAAACCGCTCATGGTGTCGATGGCCAACGTGGCCGCGTCGGGGGGGTACTATATCGCCACCCCGAGCCGGCGTTTGTTTGTAAACCCGGCAACCGTGACCGGCTCGATAGGTATCTACGGCGGTAAGCTCGATCTGAGCGGACTGTACGAGAAGATCAAGCTGGGCAAGGAACTGTACACGCGCGGGCAGTACGCCGGTATGCTCTCCACCATGCGTCCGTTTCTTCCGGAGGAGCGCGAAAAGTATCAGTCCCACCTGCAGGCGTTCTACGATCACTTTGTGTCGCTGGTGTCGACCAGTCGGCGACTCACCGAGGACTCGGTTGACCAGCTTGCTCGCGGTCGTGTGTGGACCGGCCGCCAGGCAGTGGCGTGCGGTCTCGCCGACCAGACCGGCGGCATCAAACCGGCGCTCGATCATCTCGCCGCCGAGATTGGTCTCGAGAGGTACCGAGTCGAAATCTACCCTCAAAAACGTCCATTGTTTCTGCTGCCGGGCGCTTCGCTCTGGAAACAGGTGATGGCGATGCTAAGCGGAAAGGGCAACTCGCCCGAAGGCGAGCTGCCGTTGCTTCCTGTATCCACCGAAGGTGCAATCCTGGCCCGCATGCCCTTTGATCTAAGCATCGAGTAG
- a CDS encoding DUF933 domain-containing protein, with product MRLAIIGKPQSGKTTIFNAVAGQHAAVGDFSKAVHRALVKVPDSRLDRLAQLAGPRKVTYATIEFLDAPGLTGRGKECGAFEVSEDFRQADAFLMVVDAFTPGSRPESDIGALVDEIILLDHVLIEGIIEKRERKTKLTGDKSGAKELDVLRRCLETLDQEKPLLDCELSDEDTKHLRAYQFLSQKPMLIVLNLAENALAESDSVVAQYSSIMSTGKRDVIAVCGKIEAELVGLEADERKQFMAELGIATPATEQVIQRAYRLLGLISFLTVGDPEARAWSIPRGTPAQKAAGAIHTDFERGFIRAEVVAFEDYDRYETLPAIKAAGKQRLEGKEYVVQDGDVILFRFNI from the coding sequence ATGAGACTGGCGATTATCGGCAAACCGCAGTCGGGCAAGACCACGATCTTCAACGCGGTCGCGGGCCAACACGCCGCGGTGGGCGATTTCAGCAAAGCAGTCCACCGAGCGCTTGTAAAAGTGCCGGATTCGCGTCTCGATCGCCTGGCGCAACTTGCAGGCCCGCGCAAAGTAACGTACGCCACTATAGAGTTCCTTGATGCTCCCGGTCTTACCGGGCGTGGCAAAGAGTGCGGCGCATTCGAGGTGAGCGAAGACTTCCGCCAGGCCGACGCATTCCTGATGGTGGTCGACGCGTTCACACCAGGGTCGCGCCCCGAAAGTGATATCGGGGCGCTGGTTGACGAGATAATCCTTCTGGACCACGTCCTGATAGAGGGGATAATCGAAAAGCGAGAGCGCAAAACCAAGCTGACCGGTGACAAGTCCGGCGCCAAAGAGCTCGACGTCTTACGGCGCTGCCTCGAAACCCTCGACCAGGAGAAGCCGCTGCTCGACTGCGAGTTGAGCGACGAGGACACCAAGCACCTTAGGGCCTACCAGTTTCTATCCCAGAAGCCGATGTTGATCGTGCTGAACCTGGCCGAGAACGCCCTGGCCGAAAGTGATTCTGTTGTCGCTCAGTATTCGAGTATTATGTCTACGGGTAAGCGGGACGTAATCGCGGTGTGCGGCAAGATTGAAGCCGAATTGGTCGGGTTAGAGGCTGATGAACGCAAGCAGTTCATGGCGGAACTGGGTATTGCCACACCGGCGACCGAGCAGGTCATTCAGAGAGCGTATAGATTGCTCGGCTTAATATCGTTCCTGACGGTCGGAGATCCGGAAGCCCGCGCCTGGTCGATACCTCGCGGCACGCCGGCGCAAAAAGCGGCCGGGGCAATCCATACCGATTTCGAGCGCGGTTTTATTCGCGCCGAGGTTGTTGCGTTCGAGGATTATGACCGGTATGAAACCCTGCCCGCCATCAAAGCCGCCGGCAAACAGCGGCTCGAGGGGAAAGAGTACGTGGTGCAGGACGGCGATGTCATTCTCTTTCGGTTCAATATCTGA
- a CDS encoding RNA methyltransferase, which produces MPLSRSETKNLRALQTRKGRRTSRRFLAEGVRLMEETLRFKRYPARLYFAPSVLSSRGGQVVERFRKAGVATQQVSAGELTRIADTETSQGILAVFELPNQRLGELILPTMRNVLLCENISDPGNVGTLIRTALAFDFDLVVLVGRCAEAFSPKVVRASVGAVFGMPVASADMAETLAAAGRERFHIIAAALQGSDKMDAVLASMKNNRIMLAIGSEADGLSPEMIQAADRLVRIEHSAQVESLNSAIAGAILMKECYDIRSRRK; this is translated from the coding sequence TTGCCCCTTAGCCGATCGGAAACAAAAAATCTCCGCGCGCTGCAGACCAGGAAGGGTCGACGCACGTCGCGCCGATTTCTGGCTGAGGGCGTTCGCCTGATGGAGGAAACACTCCGCTTCAAACGATATCCTGCGCGGCTGTATTTTGCGCCGTCGGTACTCTCCTCCCGAGGCGGACAGGTGGTGGAGCGTTTTCGCAAGGCGGGTGTGGCCACTCAACAGGTGAGCGCCGGCGAGCTGACCCGGATCGCCGACACCGAAACATCCCAGGGAATCCTGGCCGTTTTCGAGCTTCCAAATCAGCGGCTGGGCGAACTTATCCTCCCGACTATGCGTAATGTACTACTGTGCGAGAACATCTCCGATCCCGGCAATGTCGGCACGCTGATCCGGACGGCGCTGGCGTTCGATTTCGATCTGGTGGTGCTGGTCGGAAGGTGCGCGGAAGCGTTTTCGCCGAAGGTGGTGCGCGCGTCGGTTGGGGCGGTTTTCGGCATGCCGGTGGCGTCGGCCGATATGGCGGAGACACTGGCCGCCGCAGGACGAGAGCGCTTTCACATCATCGCTGCCGCCCTGCAGGGATCGGACAAAATGGATGCAGTTCTGGCCTCCATGAAGAATAACCGCATTATGCTCGCGATAGGTTCGGAGGCGGACGGCCTCTCGCCTGAGATGATCCAGGCTGCTGACAGATTGGTACGGATCGAGCACAGCGCTCAGGTCGAATCGCTCAATTCCGCCATAGCCGGAGCGATTCTCATGAAGGAATGTTATGACATCCGGTCGCGGAGGAAATGA
- a CDS encoding deoxyribonuclease IV — protein sequence MFFGAHESIAGGVFNAVILGQKATCDTIQMFNKSSNQWRAKKLETKEIDEFFRQIELTGVTVSVSHTSYLINIASPDPALNKKSFEALKEELERCETLKIPNLVFHPGSHVGSGEEPGMNLIAENVNKLFDTVPFGQTCLLLETTAGQGSNLGCTFEQLAYMIDKVEAKARIGVCMDTCHIFAAGYPITDPKDYKKTMKRFDDVIGLDRLKIIHVNDSLKEFGSRKDRHEHIGKGHIGLDGFRNFVNDRRLKKIPMILETPKDEELTEDIENLRVLRSLVK from the coding sequence ATGTTTTTTGGAGCGCACGAATCTATCGCCGGAGGCGTATTTAACGCCGTCATCCTGGGCCAGAAAGCGACTTGTGACACCATCCAGATGTTCAATAAATCGAGCAACCAGTGGCGGGCTAAGAAACTCGAAACCAAAGAAATCGACGAGTTCTTCCGTCAGATCGAGCTCACCGGTGTCACGGTCTCGGTCTCACACACCAGCTATTTGATAAACATCGCCTCGCCCGATCCAGCCCTGAACAAGAAGTCATTCGAAGCGCTAAAAGAAGAGCTCGAGCGGTGCGAGACACTGAAGATTCCAAATCTCGTGTTTCATCCCGGCTCGCATGTCGGCTCCGGCGAAGAGCCCGGCATGAACCTGATCGCCGAGAATGTCAACAAGCTCTTTGACACCGTCCCATTCGGCCAAACCTGCCTGCTCCTTGAAACAACCGCCGGGCAGGGGAGCAATCTCGGCTGCACCTTCGAACAGTTGGCCTATATGATTGACAAAGTCGAGGCTAAGGCGCGTATCGGCGTCTGCATGGATACGTGTCACATCTTTGCCGCGGGGTATCCGATAACTGACCCGAAGGACTACAAGAAGACCATGAAGAGATTCGATGACGTGATCGGTTTGGACCGCCTGAAAATCATCCATGTCAACGACAGCCTCAAAGAGTTCGGATCGCGCAAGGACCGCCACGAGCACATCGGCAAGGGGCATATCGGGCTGGACGGGTTCCGCAACTTCGTGAATGACAGACGCCTGAAGAAGATTCCGATGATTCTGGAGACGCCCAAGGACGAGGAACTGACCGAGGATATCGAGAACCTGAGGGTACTCAGGTCGCTGGTGAAGTAG
- a CDS encoding prepilin-type N-terminal cleavage/methylation domain-containing protein, with protein sequence MKTQSASVRNARGFTLIEVLIALILTGLVTVAIMNTYVTQHENYIVQDDVTTMQQSSRASIDELTRQIRMAGHHLPNGLAAIVASNTNPDTITITYHGNDCETYLSDPMPQPSAELKCGSDISCFRPDQWVYIYEPDSAAGEWFKISEVQTAAGHLQHRYDPKELSRRYGANSIILSLNRVKFFVDNTTAPDNPKLMLQIGFEPPVIYADRITDLQFRYRLANGSIVDEPVLITDIREVLIAISAGSGLPPLGGDPAKDRTYTSSVSLRNIGV encoded by the coding sequence ATGAAAACGCAATCAGCTTCCGTTCGAAACGCTCGCGGCTTCACGCTGATCGAGGTCCTGATCGCCCTGATCCTGACCGGACTGGTGACAGTGGCTATCATGAACACGTATGTGACGCAACATGAGAATTACATCGTGCAGGACGATGTCACCACCATGCAGCAAAGCTCGCGGGCCAGTATTGATGAGTTGACTCGACAGATACGGATGGCCGGGCATCATTTGCCCAACGGGCTTGCCGCAATCGTGGCCAGCAACACTAATCCGGATACCATTACGATCACTTATCACGGCAATGACTGCGAGACTTATCTATCGGACCCCATGCCGCAGCCGTCGGCCGAGCTGAAATGCGGCAGTGACATCTCGTGTTTCCGGCCGGATCAGTGGGTATACATCTACGAGCCGGATTCAGCAGCAGGCGAGTGGTTTAAGATATCCGAGGTTCAGACGGCTGCTGGTCACCTTCAGCACCGCTATGACCCCAAGGAACTCAGTCGGAGATACGGCGCCAACTCGATAATTCTGTCGCTCAACCGTGTGAAGTTCTTCGTGGACAACACTACCGCCCCGGACAACCCCAAGCTCATGCTTCAGATCGGTTTTGAGCCGCCGGTGATCTACGCCGACCGGATAACTGATTTACAGTTCCGGTATCGGTTGGCCAACGGATCAATAGTTGATGAGCCGGTGCTGATTACTGACATCCGCGAGGTGCTCATTGCGATATCGGCCGGTTCGGGTCTGCCGCCTCTGGGCGGTGACCCGGCGAAAGACCGAACGTATACGTCGTCGGTCAGTCTCAGAAATATCGGAGTTTAG